In Chthoniobacterales bacterium, the genomic stretch ACAAAGTATTTGCGCGCGACCTGAAGAACCTCACCGCTCTGAAAAAGGAGTGCTGCGAGCCGAGATCTCTCTTCCAATCTGCCAGCGCCGCCCGCTCTCCATGAAACAAAAAATTCTCTTTATCTGTGTCCACAACAGCGCTCGCAGCCAGATGGCCGAAGCGTGGCTCAATCATCTTTGCGGCGAATTCTTCACGGCTGAGAGCGCGGGGCTTGAAGCCGGCACGATCAATCCGCTGGTCATCGAGGCGATGCAGGAAGCCAAAATCGATCTTTCCGGCAAGCGGACCCAGGAGGTTTTTGAGGTATGGAAGTCAGGCAGGATATTTCAATACGTGGTGACTGTTTGCAGCGAAGCGGAAGCCGAGGGCTGTCCGATCTTCCCCGGAATCACCACCCGCCTGCACTGGCCATTTCCTGATCCTTCCAAACTCACGGGCACCGACGCGGAAAAGTTGGCCGCGATCAGAAAAATTCGGGACGAGATTCGCTCGAAGATTGAAGTCTGGTGCGAAGAGAAGTGTCCGAAGGCTCTGGCCCCCGCGCCATGACAGAAGCGGGGCTATTGAAGAAATGTGCGGCCGAAGCGATCGGCACGTTCGCCCTGGTTTTCGCCGGCACCGGCGCAATCATCATAAATCAGGTATCGGACGGCGCGATTACGCACGTCGGCATCGCACTCACTTTCGGCCTGGTGGTCCTCGCGATGATCTACACGCTGGGCGACATTTCCGGGGCGCACATTAACCCGGCCGTGACGCTCGGTTTTTGGTTCGCCCGTCGATTGCCCGGCCGAACCGTGCCGCCTTATGTCGCCAGCCAAGGCGCCGGCGCATTGGTTGCCAGCGGCCTGATGCGTGTTCTTTTTCCAGCGAGCGCGCTGCTCGGCGCCACCCGGCCAGCGGGCGCGGAATGGCAGTCGTTCATTCTCGAGGTCCTTCTCGCGGCCCTGTTGATGTTTGTCATCCTTGGCGTTTCCACTGGCGCGCGGGAGAAGGGAATTACGGCGGGGATTGTGGTTGGTTCCGTGATCGCTCTGGAAGCAATGTTCGCCGGCCCCATTTCCGGCGCATCGATGAATCCTGCTCGCTCGCTTGGTCCCGCGGTTGTTTCGGGGCAGCTTACGTCTCTCTGGATTTATCTTCTCGCTCCGGTGATCGGCGCCGCCATTGGCGTGGCGGGTTGCTGTTGTGTTCGCGAGCCAGGCTGCTGCGCCCGCGTTGCCCCAACCGAGTAGTGGAGATTTGAGATTTCGCGGGATGGCCCTAGGTTCGATCCATGAAACGTTTGTTCCTTGGCGCAGCCGCAGCCACTCTTCTGGTGGCTTCCGCATTTGGAGCCAAACTCGTCTGTAAAGATACCGGCAAAGAATCCGCAGCGAAATGCTGCTGCACGGTCAAAGCCGGAAAGTTCGTGTGCTCGTTTAGCAAAAAGACACACGACAAATGCTGCTGCGAAGCAAAATCATAACGCCGCAATTATTGACAAGGCAAGAAGAGGGCCGCCTGGTTCTCCGTTCGGTCATCACCTGTCCACATTGCGGTCACCGCGCGGAGGAAGAGATGCCGACGAATGCCTGTTTGTTCTTCTATGATTGCCTCGCCTGTCACGCGCGGTTGAAGCCGAAAGCGGGAGACTGCTGCGTTTTTTGTAGCTACGGCTCCGTCCTTTGTCCGCCGGCCGGGATGAGTCAGGTGGGATGTTCAAGTCCAGGCCGGAGTTTCAAAACAGCGACAATCGACGGGGCATAGTTTCAAAAGAATCGCTGTTTTGCTCCGGTAGCCACTGACGGCACTGGTTGGAGGAGAAACCGTAAATTACTCGCGCAGCTTTTCGCCCTCGCTCTTGGCGGGGCTGATGGTCACGTCCTGATTCAAACCAAGTTTCTGTTGTTCCTCGGGTGACGATCCTTCGGGTGGTTTGCCCACGCGCATTCGGACGTCGCGCCAGGCAAGTTTCACGTCGCGCAGGAAATGGCCGGGCGCTTTGTAGCCGAAGGCGCGGTATTTGCCTGGCTCGACCTTGCCTTTCCGGCGAACGAAGGCGGCGAAGCGGTCCGTCCAGGCGTCCAGTTCCTCAAGGGCCGTGTCGTGCCGTGGCAAATCTTCCGCCTGGTTTTCGCTGTACTTTTCGCCTTTGCCGAACTCGACGTAACTCCACAACTCCTCCGGTACTTCGACCCCGCCGTAGCGGCATTGCCAGACGAGAGGCGCATAGCTTTCGCGGTCGTTCTCGAACGGCTCCTTTTCCGGATCGAAGTAATGTTTGTGCGCGTGCTTCAGCACTTTGGGCCGGCCTTCACTGTCCAGCTCGTCGCCGCCGCCATCGCCATAACAAAAAAAGCCGGCAGTGCGGCCTTCGAGATGGTTCAGGCTCATCGCCTGCCACTCCGGCGTCCGCTCGAGCTGCATGGCGAGCTCGGGGTTCTTGTGCTCGATCGTTTCTTCCCGCGGGTTGCCGCCGTTCATGCAAACAAGCCGGTCGAACATCAGCTTCAAACTGCTGGTAGGCGCGTACCAATTGATCGGGCCCAGGATCGCCCAGGCGTCTGCCAGATCGAGCCGCGCATACAAATCGAGCTCCCACATGAGGTCGGGCTCTTTCCTGCTCCCTTTCTCGTAACAATTGCAGGGCCAGACGCAGAGTGCCATGGAAGTCGAGACACAGGCGTTGCAGCTCTGGATGCGGGCCCGGCCGTAAACGTTGCCGAGATCTTCGTAATCGATCTCCCATTCCTGCGGCAATCGCTCCGCCATTCGCAACATCAGGGTCCGCGCCTTCGAATCGACCCCCGGACAGTTGTATTGCCGCCGGTTCGAGCCGCTGATGATGAGGATCCGGAAGGGCCGTTCGCTTACTGGCAAATGACCATTTTCGTCATTAGGCTTCATGAATCTGATTCGCAAACCGCAGGCGAATCCGATGTAAACAATGGGCGAGCCCTCTCTTTCCATCATCCTGCCGGTCCTGAACGAGGCCCGGTTGCTTGGAGATTTCCTGCGTCACGTGCGCAACGTCGCGCCCGACGCCGAAATCATCGTGGCCGACGGCGGCAGCACGGATGAATCGGCGACCATCGCCCGATCGCTCGCGGACGTTGTGGTGACGACCGCCGCCGGTCGCGGCCTGCAAATGAATGCTGGCGCGGCGTTCGCGCGTGGTGAGGTCCTCTGGTTTGTCCACGCGGATCTGCAATTGCCCACGAACGCGCCCGGAGAGATCGAGAATGCACTGCGTGATCCGCTCGTGGTGGGCGGTTGTTTTCGACTGCGTTTTCCGCGGCGGCCGATGATCTATCGGGTCAGCGACTCGTTAGGTAACCTGGGCGTGGATGTCTTTGGTTTCGCGCTCGGAGACCACGCCATCTTTTGTCGGCGTCAGGGTTTTGAAAAGACCGGCGGTTATCGTGATCTGCCGATCCTGGAAGACGCGGAGCTTTACCTCGCGCTGCGCCGCCTCGGCCGCATGAAGCAACTGCGCCCGTTCGTCCATTGCAGCCCGCGCGCGTATGAGCGTTACGGTCCGTATCGAACAACGGCATCCTACTTTCTCATTCTTCTCCTTTATGTGCTCGGGGTCCCGATCGCCCGCTTGCATGTGATCTACCGGTGGTTGCGCCGGGAAAGAGTTGCGGGACAGGAGGCGACGTTCGCGCCGGCGCCGCAGCGATGAAGCCCATCCCACTCCTGGATTATGGCGGCACGTCGCTCTTCGTGGCGCTGTTTGCCCTTCTGTTTTGGCTGCAAATGCGCGATTCCTTGCGACGCCCGCGCTATTCCGCTTTCGCGCGCGCGTTGCGCAACCTCGCCTTCTCCGCTCCGGGATTTGCCATTTTCCGGCTGGCGATGATTCCGATCCCGCTCGCCGTTGCCGCCTGGGCCGAGCAGCGGGGCGTCGGGTTATTCCATTGGTTGCATCTTCCGCCCTGGGCGGCCGGCATCCTCGGGTTTTTCGTCATGGATTGGGCCTATTACTGGTGGCATTACGCCAATCATCTCGTGCCGTTCTTCTGGCGTTTTCACAACGTGCATCACACCGATCTCGACCTCGACGTTAGCACCGCGGCGCGCTTCCACTTCGGCGAGATTATCCTTTCGGTGCCGTTTCGCGTTCTCGTCGTTGGGCTCTTCGGCATTCCGTTTTTCGCGCTTCTCATCTTCGAAATCGTGTTTGAATCAGCGACCCTGTTTCACCATTCGAACTGGCGTCTCCCGCTCGGACTGGAACGCCTGCTCAACCAGGTGATTGTGACCCCGCGCATGCACGGCATCCATCATTCCATCGTGCAGCGCGAGACCAACTCGAACTGGGGCACGATTTTCTGCTGGTGGGATAAGCTGCATCGCACCCTGCGCCGGGACATCGCGCAGAATGAAATCACAATTGGCGTCGCCGCCTATCGCGATGAACGTGAGCTCGCGCTCGTGAAGCTGTGGGCGTTGCCCTTTCGCAAACAGCGCGACTGGCGATTGCCGGATGGCAATATCCCGGCGCGCGAACCGCGCAACCTGAGAGAGCTCCAACCCTGATGAACGGCGGGCAGAACTTTGCGCAAACCCTGGCCGATCACTCAATGGTCCTGCGGCGCGCCCGGACCGACGTGCTCCAGGTCAACGTGGGCAAGCTTTGCAACCTCACCTGCGTGCACTGCCACGTAAACGCCGGTCCGAAGCGGAAGGAAATCATGACGCGTGAGACGATCGACCGGGTAATCGATTGGCTGGCGAAGACAGACATTCCGAAGGTGGACATCACCGGCGGCGCCCCGGAGATGGTGCCCGGCTTCCGCTATCTCGTTGAGCGCGTAAAGGCGCTCGATCGACACGTAATGGATCGGTGCAACCTCACGATCCTGCTCGAGCCAGGCTACGAAGGTCTGGCGGCGTTCCTCGCGCATCATGAAGTAGAAGTGATCGCTTCGATGCCCTGCTATTCCGCAGCCAACGTCAATGCGCAGCGCGGTGAAGGGGTATTTGAGGCGAGCATCAAAGCGCTCCAGCTCTTGAACTCGCTCGGCTACGGCGCCGAGCCCGGGCTGCCGCTTCACCTCGTCTACAATCCGAACGGTGCGTTCCTGCCCGGCCCGCAGGCTGAGCTCGAAGCCGATTACAAGCGGGAGTTGAAGGAGCATTTCGGCATCGTGTTCAACAATCTCTACACGATCACCAATCTGCCTATCGCGCGTTTCGCTTCCTACCTGAGGAATAACAATCTCTTTGTCGATTACCTGCTGTTACTGAAGGAGGCGTTCAATCCCGCCACCGTGGAAGGGTTGATGTGCCGGAATACTCTCAGCGTGGGCTGGACCGGCCAGGTGTTCGATTGCGACTTTAACCAGATGCTCAACATGCAGTGGGACGAGGGCGGGCGGGGCCTGTATCTGTGGGACATTGATCCTGCGGCAATCGAGAACCGCCCGATCCTGGTCGGAGACCATTGTTTCGGCTGCACCGCCGGAGCTGGATCCAGCTGCGGCGGCGCACTGGTTTGAAGCGAGACCCCGGTCTGGGCGACAGCGACACGAGACGTTTCCTATTTACCGCGTTCCCGGCATCTATTTTTTGGACGAATCACTGGATATTGTAAGCCTCGACCAAACCAACACCCGTGGTGCTTCCTTTGCCCGCGACAATGGCAGTGTAAGCACCCGGCGGGAGCGACTGAAACAAAGCCGCCTCGCGATCGTCAGTCGGCGCCAGCCCTGCCGCCACGATCTCAGGTTGGCTCGCCTCCCGCCAGTTGTCGTTCGTTCCCAGCATATTCCCGTTGCTGTCGTAGAGCGAGAGCATGGGATCCTGGAGAGCGTTCGCGATCCCGAAACTGCTGAGCGAAGGACCCATCGCGCGGACCACGATCCCGGTCTGGTCCGTGGCGCTCCCTCCAACCATGAACCCTCCGATCATCACCTGATCGCCGGTCTTGACAAAGGCACGCGTGCTTAGATTGGCCAGTTTCGAGTTAACACTTTGATTGAGATCGTAGACTTCCACCAACGCGACGCCTGAGGTGTTGCCATTGCCGCGCACGATCGCCGTATACGCCCCGGGAGAGAGCGTGGCCAGGATGGCCGACTCAAGATCATGAGTTGGCGGAATACCCGTGGCCTGGATTTCGGCCCACTGGGTTTGTTTCCAATCATTGTTCGTTATCGTGGCGAACGCGCCGGGGCCATGCAATTCCAGCACAGGATCAGGCACCGCATGGGGCACCCCGAAACCTGTCAGCGAAGGCCCGATCCCTCGGATGAGTACATTTTTTGGAGTGGTCCCCGTAATGATGAATCCACCGATGCCAACGTTATCCCCGGTCTGAATTAGCATTCGGGTCGAAAGGTTGATGGCCTTGGATCCTGGATTTGGGCTGGGGCTCGGGCTCGCGCTGGGGCTCGGGCTCGGGCTCGCGCTGGGACTCGGGCTCGCGCTGGGACTTGGGCTCGCGCTGGGACTTGGGCTCGCGCTGGGGCTTGGGCTCGCGCTGGGACTTGGGCTGGGCGTTGGCTGGCCGATCATGATCTGCACCACGCCTTCGCTTCCGTCGGTCGCCCAGAGATTTCCGTTCCCGTCGAATTCGACGCTCACGACCTGCCAATGGATCAACGGCGAGTTGTCGGGGGTGTAATGAGTCCAGACCATTCCGTTGAACGTGCTCACGCCTCCGGTGTAAGGCCACACACTTGGCTGATTGTTGGCGATTGCGATCATTCCGTCACTCGGCCGGCGCGCAATCCCATTCACATTCCTGCCGGGCATGCCGGTATTGCTCTGGTTGTAGACTGTCCAGGTGCTGCCGTTAACATGCACCAAGCCTTCCGTGGTCCCGATCCAAATGCCTCCGCTGGGATCCGCCTTTAGATCGAGAATGTAATCACTCGGCAGTTGCGAATTGCTCGTGTAGTACTCGGTAAAGTTAACGTTGTCGCCGGGGGCAAATTTTCGCAGCCCGAAATTCGACCCAACCCAAAGGTTATTGGCCGTATCGACGGTCATCGCGTTCACATAATTGATGTCGTAGGTCCAGCCCGGATCGAGCAGGACGCGCGTCCAGCTGTTTCCATTTAGCCAGAATACGCCCGAACCGCCCGTTCCGACCCAGGTAGTCCCTTGCCGTTTGACGATTCTGTTAATCCCCGACGTGTCGAGGTTCGAGTTTTGCCAGTTCCAAAATTTTGTGAATCCCCCACTGGCGGAATCCCAGTAGCCAACGCCATTGCCACCCATCCAGAACATGCCGTTGTCATCTTCCAGAACGGAGTACATCGGCTCGTTTTCCATCCAGGGATACGGTTCGGAGTTATCATTGTGCCTGCTCCAATTTCGCCAATGAGTCGCTGCCTCAGGCGCTCCGTTGCTGCCGAGCATTCGTGAGAGGCCGCCGCCATTGGATCCCGCGAACCACATATTACCGCTGCTATCCCGGGTGATCCTATCGATGAAATAATCGGGCAGACCGCTGTTGTAGGTGTTCATGCGCGTGAGCAACTGACCCGCGGCGTTGTAATGCCGAACGGTACCGAGCATCGCAGTGCTGCCATAATTGTTGACCCAAATGTCGCCGTTAGGCCGGCCAATCACGTTGCGGGGTAGGTGTTCGGCCGCGGCGAAAAGGTTTGGGACGTCGTTAATCATCTTATAAATTTTTCCGAACCACATGGAGACATAAACCACCCCGTCGCGGTCTTTTCCGATCCCGGTTACGGTGACGTCGCCGTCGATCTGCGGCCAGTATTGCCAAGACGAGCCATTCCATTTCCACAGGCCCTCTCCGTTTATTCCGCTCCCGGCGGCCCAGACGTTGCCTTGCGAATCCTGCATGAGGTTATCCAGTTCGCGGGGTTCCGCCTCGTGCAGCACCCAGGAGGTGCCGTCAAATTCGATGATGCCGCCGGTGTCCTTCATCGAAGCAAAAACGTGATCATTATTCCCGACCGTGATCTCCAGCGGCTGGTGACCCGTGCTGACTGACGTCCATTGACCGGTCGCGGGGTTTAGTTTGAACAGGAAGCTGAAGGCGTAATTCAGGCTGGCGTTGGCGACCCAGAGGTTGCCCTGGCTGTCCATCGCGATAGACCGAACTTCTCCCACGACGAGCGGCGAATTGGCCGGGGTATAGGTGAACCATCGATCGGCGGGATTTT encodes the following:
- a CDS encoding sterol desaturase family protein, with protein sequence MKPIPLLDYGGTSLFVALFALLFWLQMRDSLRRPRYSAFARALRNLAFSAPGFAIFRLAMIPIPLAVAAWAEQRGVGLFHWLHLPPWAAGILGFFVMDWAYYWWHYANHLVPFFWRFHNVHHTDLDLDVSTAARFHFGEIILSVPFRVLVVGLFGIPFFALLIFEIVFESATLFHHSNWRLPLGLERLLNQVIVTPRMHGIHHSIVQRETNSNWGTIFCWWDKLHRTLRRDIAQNEITIGVAAYRDERELALVKLWALPFRKQRDWRLPDGNIPAREPRNLRELQP
- the arsS gene encoding arsenosugar biosynthesis radical SAM (seleno)protein ArsS (Some members of this family are selenoproteins.) — translated: MNGGQNFAQTLADHSMVLRRARTDVLQVNVGKLCNLTCVHCHVNAGPKRKEIMTRETIDRVIDWLAKTDIPKVDITGGAPEMVPGFRYLVERVKALDRHVMDRCNLTILLEPGYEGLAAFLAHHEVEVIASMPCYSAANVNAQRGEGVFEASIKALQLLNSLGYGAEPGLPLHLVYNPNGAFLPGPQAELEADYKRELKEHFGIVFNNLYTITNLPIARFASYLRNNNLFVDYLLLLKEAFNPATVEGLMCRNTLSVGWTGQVFDCDFNQMLNMQWDEGGRGLYLWDIDPAAIENRPILVGDHCFGCTAGAGSSCGGALV
- a CDS encoding NAD(P)H-dependent oxidoreductase → MKPNDENGHLPVSERPFRILIISGSNRRQYNCPGVDSKARTLMLRMAERLPQEWEIDYEDLGNVYGRARIQSCNACVSTSMALCVWPCNCYEKGSRKEPDLMWELDLYARLDLADAWAILGPINWYAPTSSLKLMFDRLVCMNGGNPREETIEHKNPELAMQLERTPEWQAMSLNHLEGRTAGFFCYGDGGGDELDSEGRPKVLKHAHKHYFDPEKEPFENDRESYAPLVWQCRYGGVEVPEELWSYVEFGKGEKYSENQAEDLPRHDTALEELDAWTDRFAAFVRRKGKVEPGKYRAFGYKAPGHFLRDVKLAWRDVRMRVGKPPEGSSPEEQQKLGLNQDVTISPAKSEGEKLRE
- a CDS encoding GDCCVxC domain-containing (seleno)protein; translation: MLLRSKIITPQLLTRQEEGRLVLRSVITCPHCGHRAEEEMPTNACLFFYDCLACHARLKPKAGDCCVFCSYGSVLCPPAGMSQVGCSSPGRSFKTATIDGA
- a CDS encoding aquaporin, with amino-acid sequence MTEAGLLKKCAAEAIGTFALVFAGTGAIIINQVSDGAITHVGIALTFGLVVLAMIYTLGDISGAHINPAVTLGFWFARRLPGRTVPPYVASQGAGALVASGLMRVLFPASALLGATRPAGAEWQSFILEVLLAALLMFVILGVSTGAREKGITAGIVVGSVIALEAMFAGPISGASMNPARSLGPAVVSGQLTSLWIYLLAPVIGAAIGVAGCCCVREPGCCARVAPTE
- a CDS encoding two-component regulator propeller domain-containing protein, giving the protein MKTQGFGSDQQRARNNAPAGQKRVGLLVLVISGILIASAFAQQPQFNIVKPSTTGVPCDEVRVMGFDPAGNLWIAGRWVYWQEAAVAMLSADQLDYQPLPGGGFDTGAWKVWSSVHGNPIPSLYIKGLAFSSDGTMWFGSEGGLTRFRPNAQNPADRWFTYTPANSPLVVGEVRSIAMDSQGNLWVANASLNYAFSFLFKLNPATGQWTSVSTGHQPLEITVGNNDHVFASMKDTGGIIEFDGTSWVLHEAEPRELDNLMQDSQGNVWAAGSGINGEGLWKWNGSSWQYWPQIDGDVTVTGIGKDRDGVVYVSMWFGKIYKMINDVPNLFAAAEHLPRNVIGRPNGDIWVNNYGSTAMLGTVRHYNAAGQLLTRMNTYNSGLPDYFIDRITRDSSGNMWFAGSNGGGLSRMLGSNGAPEAATHWRNWSRHNDNSEPYPWMENEPMYSVLEDDNGMFWMGGNGVGYWDSASGGFTKFWNWQNSNLDTSGINRIVKRQGTTWVGTGGSGVFWLNGNSWTRVLLDPGWTYDINYVNAMTVDTANNLWVGSNFGLRKFAPGDNVNFTEYYTSNSQLPSDYILDLKADPSGGIWIGTTEGLVHVNGSTWTVYNQSNTGMPGRNVNGIARRPSDGMIAIANNQPSVWPYTGGVSTFNGMVWTHYTPDNSPLIHWQVVSVEFDGNGNLWATDGSEGVVQIMIGQPTPSPSPSASPSPSASPSPSASPSPSASPSPSASPSPSPSASPSPSPNPGSKAINLSTRMLIQTGDNVGIGGFIITGTTPKNVLIRGIGPSLTGFGVPHAVPDPVLELHGPGAFATITNNDWKQTQWAEIQATGIPPTHDLESAILATLSPGAYTAIVRGNGNTSGVALVEVYDLNQSVNSKLANLSTRAFVKTGDQVMIGGFMVGGSATDQTGIVVRAMGPSLSSFGIANALQDPMLSLYDSNGNMLGTNDNWREASQPEIVAAGLAPTDDREAALFQSLPPGAYTAIVAGKGSTTGVGLVEAYNIQ
- a CDS encoding TIGR04283 family arsenosugar biosynthesis glycosyltransferase; the encoded protein is MGEPSLSIILPVLNEARLLGDFLRHVRNVAPDAEIIVADGGSTDESATIARSLADVVVTTAAGRGLQMNAGAAFARGEVLWFVHADLQLPTNAPGEIENALRDPLVVGGCFRLRFPRRPMIYRVSDSLGNLGVDVFGFALGDHAIFCRRQGFEKTGGYRDLPILEDAELYLALRRLGRMKQLRPFVHCSPRAYERYGPYRTTASYFLILLLYVLGVPIARLHVIYRWLRRERVAGQEATFAPAPQR
- a CDS encoding arsenate reductase ArsC, yielding MKQKILFICVHNSARSQMAEAWLNHLCGEFFTAESAGLEAGTINPLVIEAMQEAKIDLSGKRTQEVFEVWKSGRIFQYVVTVCSEAEAEGCPIFPGITTRLHWPFPDPSKLTGTDAEKLAAIRKIRDEIRSKIEVWCEEKCPKALAPAP